The Desulfatiglans anilini DSM 4660 genome contains a region encoding:
- a CDS encoding DUF2156 domain-containing protein: MPLDDFKPLAIEHKETFDAFLREDPPRVSEWTFTNLFIWRHKYRPVWCRWQGCLLVLFEPEGQPPFALQPVGAGDKAKALDAVVHTLRGLSPQAVDVLQRTDEAFVERFADPVRYATVFDRDNSDYVYRTTDLIDLPGRRYHRKKNHLNSFLKTFAFEYRPMDMEVVECFLDMQETWCRMRECTENPDLLSEDYAVYQALTHFEELGYTGAGIQIEGRIEAFTLGEMLNPETAVIHIEKANPEIRGLYAAINQMFCQKAWAGVPFINREQDMGIESLRSAKESYSPDHLVKKYSIRLT, translated from the coding sequence ATGCCCCTGGACGACTTCAAACCACTTGCCATCGAGCACAAGGAGACCTTCGACGCCTTCTTGCGCGAGGACCCGCCCAGGGTCTCTGAATGGACCTTCACCAATCTTTTCATCTGGCGGCATAAGTACCGTCCCGTCTGGTGCCGGTGGCAGGGCTGCCTCCTCGTCCTTTTCGAGCCCGAGGGTCAACCGCCCTTCGCCCTGCAGCCAGTCGGGGCAGGCGACAAGGCAAAGGCCCTCGACGCCGTCGTTCACACCCTGAGGGGTCTTTCCCCCCAGGCGGTGGACGTCCTGCAGCGCACGGACGAAGCGTTCGTCGAGCGTTTCGCAGACCCGGTGCGGTACGCCACCGTCTTCGACCGGGACAACAGCGATTACGTCTATCGCACGACGGACCTGATCGATCTGCCCGGACGACGGTATCACCGGAAAAAAAACCACCTGAACAGTTTTCTGAAGACCTTCGCCTTCGAATACCGCCCCATGGATATGGAGGTCGTCGAGTGCTTCCTCGACATGCAGGAAACCTGGTGCCGGATGCGGGAATGCACTGAAAACCCGGATCTCCTTTCGGAGGACTATGCGGTCTATCAAGCCTTGACCCACTTCGAGGAACTGGGCTATACAGGGGCGGGGATCCAGATCGAGGGGCGGATCGAGGCCTTCACGCTGGGGGAGATGCTGAACCCGGAGACGGCCGTCATCCATATCGAGAAGGCCAATCCCGAGATCCGGGGCCTCTATGCCGCGATCAACCAGATGTTCTGCCAGAAGGCCTGGGCCGGCGTCCCCTTCATCAACCGGGAGCAGGACATGGG